AACCGTGGTGTTCCTGATGATGTTAATactttggatatatatatatatatatatatatatatatatatatatatatatatatacacataataGCTATTATCCCTTATCATCATCAAtcaacatattttaatatagatatagatatatttttaaatgttgtgaTTTTTATACCGGCACGCACTACCTTCTTCAAAATGCTTAATGGCAAATTTAAAGGTGAACATGGCTCTTTCAAGTGTTAGATCTCTCAAATATTCCACGAATCTCGTGCTTGATTGGTGGAGGGAGTTATGCGTTTTGACAAACATAGGATGTTGAGGTGTATATCGGAGCTTGCTTGATATAGAGATCGAAATGTTTGATTGTATGTAGCTGAATGCCTGAATGTGTGTTCAAAGATCTAAGATGAGTGATTTTGCACGTGTAACCTAAATGTCTCCACGTTAGtctttttcctcaaaatttaTGCAATGCCTCtccacacacttttttttttaaaaaaataagcttAAAAGTTGCAGGAATCCTTTACTTTGGCAATGGTGCTCTCTTTTATAGAGCGGAATGGAGTAAAGGGTTGGACTTTCCCTCAATTCCATCCCTCAGGAGTTTTGGAACTTAAGGCCCGTTTGGTACgtgtatttaaacaacagttttcaattttttttttaaaatacacgtgggtgaaaaagtatatgaaaatacgtgtaatgttgtttaaaaattgaaaatatatgtttaaataCATGTACCAAACATGCCCAATTTAAACTGCGTTTCAAGCTAGTAAGATGCGTTGAAACTCAAATTTGATGGTAATTAGGATATAGGTGCCAATCAACACCTATGTTTCTATTGGCATTAAGGGTGTCCACCCACACCCGAACCCGACCTAGCCGACCGAGCTCGACTAGAACCGACCCACCCGCAACCGACTGGTGAGCTTTGGCGGTCGATAGCGGGTTACAAATCCCAAAAACCGACTCTTGCGGGTCGGTTGGCGGATTCTCTCTTCTAAAACCCACCTCAACCGACCTGACCGAAGACTTACAAAAACCAACAATTTAACTTTTTTCGGTGagtttttggtaaaatttctttAGATCTAATGAGATTAATGCCGGATTTGGGGAGATCTTAGCTAGATTTGGTAGAAATCTCACTAGATCTCACCAGATCCAGTGAGATCTCCACCGGATTTGGCAAATTTTCGTTGAAAATAAAcgattttgatgaatttttccACTATGGACGGGCTCGACCGGAACCAACCACTTTCCAGCGCTGACCTGACTGCTCCAATTTGATTCCCTCGCAAGTTAGCAGTGGGTTTGAACTTTCTCCACCCGATTATGTCGAGTTGGGCATAATCCCGACCCGTGAACACCCCTAATTGGCATTATATCTTACCAAGTGttttcaaaatctcaatatATTGAAGACTCGAATGGAATATGTTTAGTAGGCAATGCCTTGAATTAAATATCCATTTTGGAAATTATTTGTCTAAACTTCATTATGTTCACTAAAAACATACTAATttactcaatttttatttaggtaAATTACACTAATTTCTTCTGAGGTTTTTAGTTATTACGTTCACCCCCTTATATTATAAACTATTTACACTGATCTCCtttatataattgaaaaaatgctttaaaaaaaatcagaaaaggctTTGATAAATACTGAATTTCATATTAGAGAGGGTGTAGATGATAGTTTAAGTCaatagtaaaatagaaaatttagaaCTTTTTTTAGTCATCTATAATGGTTAGTGTAaatagtttgtaatttagaGGAGACATGTATCTTATTTCAAAATAGAAAGAGAGTGAGTGTAATAACAAAAAACTTTAGAGGTTAGTGtaatttcttcctttttatcCTCTCCCATCTCCCAACTTTATTTTATGGGTCATATCAACGGGTGCTTTTAAGGTAATTATTAGGGTAATTGTTGATAAgttattttaggaaagttttgacaccactttttgtgggaaatataaaaaatcgtcaaaataattaattgtttttcttttctcataaaaaagcttttaaaaatagtttctaaACTAATGATCTTGGAGCATCCgttaacataatatatatatatatatatatgtgtgtgtgtgtgtgtgtgtgtgtgtgtgtgtgtgtgtgtgtgtgtgggtgcgCGCGCGTGttgaaaaaagtaatttaagtatTGAAATTATGAAAAGTAGATGATTTTAACAAGGAATATGGTTTGTGCTAAATTAGGAATATATTTCCTTCTTGAgggcatttattttttttggtaaatattcTTAAGGGAATTGTTGCCATGCGATTTTAGAATGGATTTTACTAACGTGTTGTCGATGGCGGTTTTTTGCGCGTAGCCACGTGTCTTCCACTAGAGGTGTGACTTTGCTAAGTCCGGATTTGTTTTCGAGAGTTCAACCCAGAACTTGACATTGGGCCGCATAGACCAATGGCTTCCGGTGTATTTTTAAAcctacaaaatagataaagtccaaagtcttagaatcatgataatggtttaaataaataaataatatgtttagCATGATAGCTTTGATTAAATGGTAAGTTGATACGTCATTATTATGTATATTAAGTGATGTCCAACATTAGAAAATACTTGATTAGGTATCAAATATCCAATAAtgggatgagtccaatagtccATATTTAGCTGCGGGTCATGGTTCGTGTTCAACAATAATAAGATATGTCTAGCAATGGTCCATGTCTAAATAATGTATATCCAGCAATGGTTTATGTCCAAGTAATATATGTCCACTGGTGGTatatgtccaaataatatatgtctaTCGGTGATTTATGTTCGAATAATATACATCCAACGGTGGTagatcaatttattaatatgtatATTCATTAATGAAGTATTAGTGAGACCATGTTTATTAAATGGTGAGATAATGGTAAAATGATAATGAGTTAACATAtacttaataatgtaatttcaaaaatggagaaaacattgacttatcttttatgtttttgactCTAGCTGTACAACATCACTTTGTTCTTTATGTGATTTGTGGCTCCAGCCGTATAACGCTAGTGAGCTTCATAGTTTGTGGCTCTAGCCTTATAGCGTTAATGAGCTAATAACATTCCAGCAGTATAATGACATTAGTTGAGTGGTATAAtgataatgaataaaatatacttAATGACATaagtttgaaggtaaaatataaTGACTTATCTTCATAGTTTGTGGCTCTAGTCgtagaataacaatggacttaGAACATTTCAGCAGCATAATAAAATGAGTCCGGTGGTACAATATGATATTATGAGTCATTCCATGACAACTTTATgattgaaggggaaaaatgggtgcaactggagggagagagaatatgtCCAGCCGTGTGCATAGATTGGTTAAGTTTATCTCCTTtcatcatgcacttaaatgactTTTCCCAtgtaatgctcttttagttttCAGTCAAATATGAGTGATATTGCCTTCCATAGGaagggtttttaattttataagtttatgCCTTTCATAAGAATAACTTTAACTATTAGAAATGTATGTTTCCAATGAGAATGATTTTAATATGAAGTCTTTGTGTCTTTTAAGAGAAAGGCCTTAGTATTGATGTTCATATGTCTTTCATGAGAATGACTTTTGTAATATGTTCTTAGAAGAGTGTTTGGCATATCTTAAGATGTATGGAGAtagtaagaaatatatatatatatatatatatatatatatatatatatatatatatatatatatatgttttgtgagATATGATGTTTGTAAGATAAATTAGAAACATATATGTGGGAAGTATGTATGGGTAGTTTTTGAGGAAtgtatttgtaaaatatatggaagtatgagatAGATAATATAGAGGTTAAAGGTAGTAAAAGCTGCTACTGGagttgttttttgtgttatgaCATTGGTTATGTTGCTCTCTAAGAAGTGAGGTATTGcaagagaaatagagaaagagatgaagaTATGTTTATGAGATATAAAATGACGATATTTCAAGATAATGGAGCGTGGGAAAGATAGGTAATGGATAATGGTGTTGTAATATGTGTGTTGTGTTGTTATCTATGAAGAAGGATTTTGTAAGAGAGATGTGGAAGTGTGAAAATGTGTATGTGGCAGCCAAATGAATGAAGTTTCAGAATAAGGGGTGAGAGAGGGATGGATGGTGTGTAATGGTGTGGTGTAATAGGTGTGATGTAATGATGTTATCTAAAAAGAGATATTTTTGTTAGGAAGATGGAGAAGTATGGAAATGTTTAGAGATATGTGCAGCAAAGTGAATgaatattcaaaatattgagGATGAGAGAGGGATGGATTTGTCCCATGGTGTGTGGCTTGGTCCTTTTTATATAGAGCCAAGCATGTAACTAGATTAGAACTAGTTAAAGAGAAATTTAGCAAATAAGGAAAAATCTTTGACAAAGTAAGtgattttttgtcttttagccaaaagaagaaagtttgAGGCTTTAATGTTGCTATCACAATTGGATGATGTCATCTGAATGACATCTTTggcattaaattcatggtttgACTAAAAATGGTAAGATAATCTTTTATGAGATTCTTCTATTTCTGGTATTACAACTGGAGCTATTACAGAATGTGCTAGAGCTGTTGCAGCTTTTGCAGAAGCTTTTTTTGCAGAAGCTGTTGCAGCTTCTGTTGGAGCTGTTGCAGCTTCTGCTGGAGCTGTTGCAGCTTCTGCAGGAGCTATTGTTGGTATTTTTGTCTAAGTTTCCtcttttagaaaaattatatgtttagtccatatataattttggtaagtAATAGGCTAGTTGGTTGATCTTTGATGAAGTCTTGGAGATGTAATTATgatctttttgtattttaatcaAATCTTGGAGAGTAAGGAGAGCATTTATTGCTAGATGtgagatattaatatatttagcCATGTGCTTGGAATTGatctaaatgaaaataataatataattaatatgaaatgatataattatatttcaaaacttatattatatgatgaacattaatttttatgtaaagcGCATgaagagttttatcattttaagtatTATGTGATATGAGAGGCTTACCAAATGTTACCTATTGAACACTGACCCGTTAGAGTTCAGGGAATTGGGGAAGACATGCCAAGCAACATACTTTCCTTTATCAACTTTGAATCACTGGAGCTTTACTAAACATActtcttggccctccaaaccacgacttcaaaaattctttcaatgagactcatgagcttggatcatgagCCAAAAATGAGATGATATGCTATGAGTTTGAACCATGGACTTTTGACGtctttttgtgtaaatattggctcttttgggttttaaaaGAGGTTTTTCTCAAAATCCATGATAATGTTGATATGGTACGAGTCACCAATGAAATGAAGCTATGTGGTGTGAAAAATTTGTCCTTAACATGTGTGCTCTAAGGACACATAATAATatacaatttttagaaaaaattttattgaacaattttttcaatttctaataaatttttttctaatatattaGCAAGCATATATTAGGCTATCCATAAGGAATCTTTTTCTTGGGTTCTCAAATGGGCACTTCTCGacaacatcatatatattttgtatagCAAGCatacttttaattattttatcaatttatcatgTCAAAAATTTCGGTGGCATACATCTGTCAACATTTCATGTGAACATGTCCTTAAAAGCCAAACAGATTTTCTCTCCTTTGAAAATTGAACAATCAAAGTCTCACCACTGCCCCTATCAATAGTAACAAAAGTACCATTCAGCTTTCTACACCTAAAAAGCTTCACCTCCGTACGTGGGGTACAAATGTTTATGAGTTTGTTTCCTTCTCAATTATAAGGGCACCCCATGATTATGTGCTTGGTGGAAAGATTAATACAACTAATCATATGATTACTAGCAGgattttaaagaatcaaaagacAATGCCTCGGTATATGGGGCCATGCTTTCTGTATCCATGTGTAAATTCCTCTTTTGGGGTGCCCTTACCTTATTATCCTTGTTACCTTCCTATATATTCTTGTATGGGGGGAAGATCGTTGGAAATTAACCACCAAAGAAAAACAAGGATTTGTTAATCTTTCATTTTGGATGAATTGTAATGAGTTACTTCTTTACTTTTGCAGCTCCTGactttctaatatatatattttgttgagcattcacatgtaaaaaaaaacatattttacatttctaaacattattttatttattttatcaacttATTTAACAATACATTTAacatctcaatttttatttttacatacaactaaataaaaaaatataaattacacaatcaaataatataaattttttttctctctcttctcttccatctctctctctctccaataatatatatttttatatttacaacCAATGAATAACATGTTGTATATTTGAGAACTCACTATTCACggttgccaaaaaaaaaaagaaaaagcaatacATACTCTGATAAACTTGATTTTTGGGGTGTTGGTTGGTAAAATAGAAACgggaaaggggggggggggggagggatgGTTACACCCTAATGCTAATGCTTTATGCACACATTTTTACACACAACTAACTAAAATGCCTAAAATAGTAACTTCCAACTTTGAAATTATTACTTCAAATCATGAATTCAGTTGTTTTTTTCAGTTGTGTGTAATACACATTACTcatgtatatattttgttaacttcttttatttttttattttttttttatgggatggtttTAGAAACTTCATAAGTCAATTTATCTGCCTGTATTGCCCAATAGGAGATATCGTTACATGAATTCTATGTTAAGTAGTTTGATATGGCTTTTgaaccaaaaaaggaaaaataaaattttcactatGGCCGAAAGTACTTcaaaagagagacagagagaggctTTTAAAGATGTTGTGATTTTAGCATATTTTACAAATAGAAACAAAGATGAACTTTCCAAGAAAATGAGTGTGCTTTCGTGTGGTAAATCAGACCAAGACAGCTATGAGCCTGAGCTAAAGTTGTCGGTTAATTTTAGCTCCTTTTTTCACCTCATGACCTGTCGAACCGACTTAGTTACTGTTATCAAGGTGCAACCACAAGCATCTCAAGTTGGATGTCACGCCCTCGTGTTCTAAAAATCTCTCTCTAACAATCAActtttgtttaataatatatatgttcatTCATTGTTACAAGGTGATATGATTTAGTAAATCTATGCATAATCACTTGCCGAGGAGCTAATGGTCCAAAGGCTCTTAATTTGATGCTCATGCCTCTCTTCCCCAATTATAATTATGCCCTTCAATTCTTCACCTTGTGCTATCAAAGTCTAATCAACAATATTGTAAGTTTTagttagttcaattggtaaaattttgtGAGTTCGAATCTTGTCtatacaaaaaattgaataatgtcttaaatttaaaaaattattattatgaaataaatgctataagttaaaattttgcAGTATccatatgtgtatgtgtatgatAAAAAAATGGTCATATTAATCGGTGTTCTtataacaattgttaataatatcattttaaaaaaaatttaacaccatttttattggaaatataaaaagtcgttaaaaaattaattacattattatttttcataaaattattttaaaaataatttttaaattaatgttcTTAAGACATTTATTAACTTTTCTCTTCGGTAGAAGAAAATGTTATAGaagaatattttcaaaaattattaaaattacaGCCTTTTTAGCATTACTTAAAGCCATTTTGTCTTGGGGCCGGTCACCAACCTCTGCCCTTAAGGTGACTcactaacttaaaaaaaaaaaaaataaagtacacCAATAATTATTGAATAATAGTTATTGGAGGGTATTAAATGCATATGTTGTAGAATAATCAGGACTATGTATATCTCTAGACTCTAGTCAATAAACAAAAACGAAGTTTTACCTACTTCTTCACAAAATCACTTCACCTCTCAGAAAccatacacatatatatgtttatagACACAGGGGTGGAGGACtttgttaataaatttatttaatttaatgaagaaAGCTACAATGAAAGTAATGTGACTTtgctaataaatttaaattatacttgGAAGTATAGAAGTGAtccctttataaaatatatcaacagaTCCATAAACCGTGTCCTTTTGCCTTTTACTTGGCTTTCAAAACGGAATTGTAACCAGATAATAACATACCTTTATTTTCCTTGTTATGGCAAAATTAGAACAAAGGCATCGCTGCCATAATAACATGAGCAGTCTTGAGAATTTACAGGAAATTTTCATGAAACTACTCCATTCTTAACACTCTTCGATAATCTCCTGATATATAAGGCTAGGAATTTGAGGTGATATTCAAGctttctaaatttctaatcCACATAtcttaggaatttttttttatcatatcatatatatatatatatatatatatagcattgcCCCTCCTAATATCATGTGGTTTTTTTACTGGACAGAAATAATTTTCACAAACGATATAATTGtcatagaataaaataattaagattttGTGATTTGAagataacaaattataaatgtgAGATGAAATTCAGCTCTTCAAAATCTGGATTCTACGCATATTTGTAAAAGTGAAGTCAAGTGGAATTTGGATGTTGAATATCtggattaaaattaattaatttcttttctccCAATGTGAATATGGATGTTCAATAAATTTGGGTGTTGAACATCTGAATGTACTTTGTAggcaaaaaaagagagaaatctaGATGTTGAACATCTGGATTCACATTGGGATGAATACTTGGAGTCCACTTGAGACCACGTTTACATGCACACACAAAATCCAAATCTTGTAGAGTTAGGTTTCAAGTAATCTAGTTCTTCAACATTTGGATGCATTACATTTATAATTTGTCATCTTCAAacctcaaaaaattaattttttcccttaatttgaACTATTATTTGCCAATTGTATAGGGTTAGGGATTATTTTTCTCGAattgctaaaaaaattgaataaagtgCGTCTAtacacaaaaattgaataaagtgCGTCTATACAGTATACACCCTTTCTTGTTTAATGTAATTTAATCGACAGtcctaaaatttcaaatttcctAATCCTCTTTGTTATGTTGTTCTATTAATCATTCCTAATCCTCTTTGTTATGTTGTTCTATTAATCATTTCTACATTGGATGCAACTATGCAAGTGACCCCATACACCAAGTCTCCCTCTTTCTTTAACCACAAACCTAGCTTTTCATTATTCTTgattaattttcattaatcattttAATGAGAGTGAATATAAGTAATTACTTATAataatttgtaataaaatatgCTACTACAAAATGTAGggttagaaaaaattgaaaactctaGAGGTATCTGTAAAATTGTATCAAATCAAAGGaggtatatatatgtatattttaccgttagtttaattagtaaaaaattttgtcatgAAATGAGATATTCGGAGTTCAAAttctatttatacaaaaaattaattgatgttttgacttgataataaagaataattaaCTAGCATGGAGAGCACGCAATAGACTATAGATTAaaatttgcttttatatatatatatataaaaaaagatcccTTAGTAGACCATATCAGTATTATCATTCGTTTGTTTTTTGAAAGGGTTCCACATAAATAGCAGGGTATCCAATGGAAGAATAATCCGCCAGAGCTATCACATTCTTTTACTCTTGCCTAATATATATTCACACTATGGACCGAATCTTTGACTTAGATCTTTGCCAAGATTGACTCTATTAATTTACAAGGTGTGTTGCAGTAGTGTAATTACATTTAAGGAGGTTAGTTGAGTTTGGAAGCATATTTTCTAACTTTTTGAAGACTAGACAGTAATACTAACATAGTGACTCAACTATTTGTAGTTCGAGTTGGTCTTACCAATTTAGTCTCAATCAAAATTAGTCAAAAACAAAGTTATTCTAAAACtatttgtataaataaaaaacttggcTTGAGAAAAAGTATGAGACAAATGAATACATTTGATTTTTGAGGAAAGAAAACAGTTtaaaagagggggaaaaaacaaTATTGCTATAGACATAACATTAATTTTTCACAATCttataagttattattgattttctCATCAAACAATAATAGAATGTGAACATTAATTTTATGCCATAACATAAGTGatatttcctttaatttttattaaaattactCTCTCTTGAACATGAAAGTGCCAATTAGAGTAAGCCACCAAGCCTGCAATTTGAAGTTCGTAGTTGATTAGAAAAATGGGTAAGAACTCTCACGTCTTCACCATGCTGCATTCTTAATTAATTCGTGGCTCTGCccctaattaattttttttttcctattccaGAAAGCTCCAATACATATATTCTAAACTAAAAACCCTTTAAAAGATTTGGCCCACCATATTATCATCCACGTTGCATGCATGGCAGAAGATAAGTGCAAAGCAATTTCACCCATTGCTTCCATCCAAATTCCAAAAGCCATATTACCATTTATTTAACCACTTTCACATAGACACCCTGAAAAACCATTTAGCTAGCTAATACAATTGATTTCATTTCAACGATTAATCTTAGATTAGAAAAAGTAGATGTAACAATCTTGGGTATGACACCAATATTACTTGAAAAAACATTGTACTGTACATACCATTTTTCTTATACAACCAAAAACCACTTCCAAACTTCTGAAGTTGGACCAttgtttttgtctttcttttctgTTAACCAAGTGtatcattaatttaattatttgtttacaTTGAGCTTCCCCAAGCTTTGCACATACCCAGGAGCTATGTACTAATATTTTATGTGACCAGGTGTAGGAACCCTAGCTAGCTTTGACTTAGCTTTGAAATCTCTATAAAACCTACACTTATGTTTTCTAAGTTTCCTCTCTTTCTGTTGTTGAACAACATACATTcacaactaagaaaaaaaagaagaaacacaCAAATATGGTGCACACAAGGTTCACGAGTTTTTTACTAGGGCTTCTCTTTGTCATGCATGCCCTTAGGAACTCTTCTGCATACTCTCATCCAGGTAAAGTCAAGAGTGCTTTCttctccaatattttttttaaaaattatcaaaatatataccAAAGTTTTGAGATgattttgttttaacttttaacctCAATTTGTAGGTGAAGAAGGGCTTGAGGCTACAAGAAAAAATGTTGGGGTGCAAAAGGTATAGGTTTGTTATTTTAGGCTTGTTATAGCTAGCATAATATATACGTATTCTCCTTAGTAAAAATTGATTAACTGAAGTATATAAGAGTTTGAATTACAGGGACTTCTGGATGGTGTTAACACTGCTGGTTTGAGGAAAATAGGGCTTGGAGGAAGGAAAATGGCAGTCCACAAAGTGCTGATGAGCAAAGAGATTAAGGAGCAAGATGTCACTACTTCAGAGATTTCAGGTGCAACCCATTTCGATGGAAACTCTGACCTTGAAGTGAAGGGGGATTTTAAAGTAAAATGTAAACTGGGAGATAGTAATAAAACTCCTAAGAAGTACAGAGTGGCTGGTTTTGTAGCTTTCAATGCTGATTATCAAGGGCCTAAACACCACTCTCCAACACATAATTGAATAGCTAGTGTTGAAAACCCTTTTAAGATTCCTTCCCTTACCTTTAGCCTTGATAGATGTCATGGTGAACATATCTGTGGATACCATACTTGTATGTACATAATCgaaaattttgttgttggaaGGAATGTTATTTTGATGCTTATATATATTAAGGTGTTCCAGTTTATGTGAATTACAATTTGATATTCTACAATCTTACAAAGGAAATTATATTGCTCTAACAATATGGAAACTAAATTTTGCGATGTCTTGGTTGTGGGCAAAGAAGCTAAATTTCATGGTTTGTTATGAATATTTGTTCTGTGACTGCAGGAAAGGACAGTGACGCCTCAAAGAAGCCTCTTGACTGCTCCCAATATAAAGTGAATgttcaggtctctctctctctctctctctctctctcacacttcACAAAAACATGCACtcaaattaatatgcaattttatattcctttttttcaaaaaaaaaaaaaaaattatgtaaaatgaaaatgtgcaGAAATTACGTAACATATATAAGCCTAATTTGATGCATGTTGAGATACTTTTTGGGAACAACTTTTATGTTATAATCAATTCCTTGCAAATATCAACAATTTATAGAAGTTGAACAACATTGATATAAAGACAATAGCTTCCGTCCAATACTCTAGTACAATAAACAGGACACGATAatgatatataataattttaggaCATATGTCGTATCGAAGTCACATGTATTAACCCCAAGCCAAACTCTTCAAATGTCATGTAGTATAAGTTTTAAGTATTCCAACTTGACATTAATTTAGTTCATTTTTTCCCATCAGAACAATCTGAACAAGTTGGAGCCAAAGTCATCGAAGTCTGCAAGCTTCAGAATTCCTAGGAGTAAGCCGGCTCAACCTCAAAACTCTCAAGATTCCAAGGCAGCTTCAACCAAAGCCAGCTTGGAGAGTTCCTCAAGGTCTGACAATAAGCCAGCCTCTCTAGAAACGTACCATACTTCTCAGAGAGATCATGAAGCCCGATGGCTTCTTCAGGCAACCAAAGAGATTGTGAACCTGATGCACAAGGATTATCAGGGAATGGGTCGCCGTAAACCACCCATCAATAACCATGAGCCTTGGCATTGAGTTAAACAAAAATCATGAGTAGGTTTAGGCTCACAATTTTGCTGTTGGAAGTGAAGTCCTTACCTGCATAAAATAGGTTatctttcttttggtttttttttttgttttgtttttatatggATCATAAAGGCAAAGATAGGAACTGAAAGTGTTGCTTGTTTCTTTGACATGATAGTCAGAAGTAGAAGACATAAAAGTGATGTACATTAAGTGTGCCTTCATAAGCCTTTTGGTAAAGTGAAGTTAGACAAGTTTTGTGaagtaatatataatataatgtgaTATTAATGCTAAATAATTTGATCTGTTTTACAGTTTATTATTTTGTGGTGAGGAAATAATCAAGGATATTATCTTTAGCTTTAAAATTCACAGAT
This genomic stretch from Castanea sativa cultivar Marrone di Chiusa Pesio chromosome 1, ASM4071231v1 harbors:
- the LOC142605629 gene encoding uncharacterized protein LOC142605629 — encoded protein: MAVHKVLMSKEIKEQDVTTSEISGKDSDASKKPLDCSQYKVNVQNNLNKLEPKSSKSASFRIPRSKPAQPQNSQDSKAASTKASLESSSRSDNKPASLETYHTSQRDHEARWLLQATKEIVNLMHKDYQGMGRRKPPINNHEPWH